A region of the Clupea harengus unplaced genomic scaffold, Ch_v2.0.2, whole genome shotgun sequence genome:
CACGCTATTCCACAAGCTGTCATCATACTGTGGGCTGTTACAAGGCATTATGTTTCCAGGTACCTGGAACACCTGGAGCTCATTGTCCAACTTTTCAAATTTTAAAGGTTTAAGATTATGCTGTTTGCAGCTATAATTACATGTGAAATCAGTGTGTTTAGTATATGACTTAGTGAATGAACACCGCCCACTACTGTGCATAACACTGAGCTCCCGCAATGCATTTTGTGGTGGAAATATCCGTGCAGGTAAAATGCTTTCTGTGTTCAAATGCTCATTTATATGCATGCTAGTGGGCTCTAATGCAATGTAATGCTGAGATGGGACCCTTGGGACACCATTAACATTGTGTTCATGGGTGAAAGAACCACCCAGAAAGAGAGCAATAGAACAATGGTTGTGACCTGCTGATGTCTGAGATCTGTTCCGGCAAAATTCTAGAGGAAAGTGTCTGATGTTTTCCCCTCCACATTACATTTCCCTGAGATGGCAGGTTAGCATACCAAGAGAAACCAGACAAACATCTACTGTACTTGGGCAAAAGTAATACTTGGTAGTGTCACAAAAGGTCACTGATATAGTTCACATACCACAGTTTTATGTTAAAGTCCTTAATTGGGATTCAGCACCACATTTCTAGGGAGTATTAaagaaacaaatgtaaaatcattgTGCTTTATTTTATCTTCAAGAATCCAAAATGCCCACAAATCATTGTTTATGTTGGtttgacaaaaatgaaaataaagaaaaaaaaaaacataaatattcaCTGTAAACATTGATGTTATTCACCATATTGTAAACTCaagtaacacatttttttttttttttacaacaaacagaaagaaaaatgaacacaaaattATAGGCAGTATCACTCCAAACCATTGGCTTAGATTGAGGTTTATCTGCATGGTGAATCCATCAGCTCAAATTGCACATAAAGTAAATTTACCCCAAGACAAGAAGTACCACCATGAAGTTCATATTTGTTGACAGACAACTGGTTTCAATCAACCTGCTTCATGAATTGTCCTGAGCTCTGATATTACATAAATACAATGATATATTAAAATACCTCTTAGCTTATTACCTGTTGATGTAAAAAATGTACTGAgttaaaaaactaaataaataatcaattaaataaagaaataaacataTCAACTACTTTATTTCAGTCAATATGCAGGACAAATCACTTAGTACATTGATTGAAGGCCCAGAGTCCATCCACAGGATCTGTCCAAGAAATGGAAGCACTTTGGTTAAAGAGGGACAAAGTAAACAGGCCAGTGGCATGAACTTGGTTTGGGCCCTGAGATCAAGGACATTTGGAGTCGCAACAATAATGCCAGGGTTGCTCATATTGCTAACCTTCAAAGAGGGGCATGTGATTCAATTACCAATCAGCTTGCTTGCATTTAACATAGCTGTCACAGCTCTGCACTCCCAGTCACACCTATGGTCTTCCATATAAGTACAAGTACAAGTATATATGAGAAGGAAGGTGTGTGAAATCCTGAAGACCTCCTGTGAACTACAGCCTACAGTTGGGGTCTTGTGCCCAACTATTCATTACATGTAACAGTGCAGATCCTTACATGCAATGGACAAACCAGCAAAGGGGGGTATGCTATGACCTGATGAATCATCTCTTACCTTCCCTCAAATGCTCTGGATGTAAGGCCCAGCACCTTAGAAATGGGTGCTTCCAAATTTTAGTCAGATCCTGCACATGACAAGGTTTGAACCACCTATTGCCATGAATGTGACGTCAGAAAATGTTATATCAAGGCACTTCCTCTAATGAGGTTCTTGTCTTTTAGTGACGTGTACGCCAGGCAACAACGTAATTAATCTACCACTAAAATTAGCACTGAAAAAAAACCACACTAATACTTAACAGTGGCATGAATGGAAAGGAATGATATCCATAGTAATAATAGCCAGTGCTAGTTTGGTCTCAGAACTCAAGGAAGGCTCACTTGATCTGTAAGTAGGAGAGTATCTTAAAAAAACACTGCCCTCCTAGCTTTGACTCCTGGTCACATCAAACTATTTCCTTCTTCTCCAACACAACAATAGCACTCAAACAAAGTCCACCACAGAGATCATCCAATCCATATGATAAAAAATACTGAGTGGTTTCTGATGATGTTGACAAAATAATCCATATATGAACATGAATGTGTGATTACCTTTGCATTCCATTGTCTACCACTTTCTGCCATTTACTTGGTTGATTCTCAAAATACTGTAGAATTTGGTGACATCTCCTCCGGGCACCTCAGGGATCATGGTCACCTTAATATGTCAATTTCAACACTTTCTGTTAAGATCAAGCCATGCTTACAGATAGCAAATAGTGAAATAGGCAAACACAGAAGAGGATGCAAGGTAGTCTACAGACACAGTACCCCAAAAGAGCTGCCTATGGATAGACTGTCGCCTTAAATAGAGCTTTGATtctcatacacactacacacatctTGGCACTTCCATGTGCCCACAGTTCCCTTCCTTTTTAAATTATACTGTATAACAAGAAGAAATTCTAACAATTCTTCACATATTAAAATTTTCATAAAGATATAgaactatatatatatggccCGGACAGGGCATTACATTTTCTCCTTTGAACAATAATACAAACTAAATATTTGATCGATTAACAATAAATAAGGAGTTgaacacccacaccccaccccatacacacacacacacacacacacacacacacacacacacacacacacacacacacacacacacacacacacacacacacacacacacacacacacacacacacaaacagcataaaTGCCCCTTGTCCCCATCCAAGCTGATCTGTAGCAGTACATGTTGTGGCGAGCCCTCGAGAGGTTTGAGACATGTTTTTTAATCCAGAAGCTTGGAGACCTGAGTGTGTTTTCCTTTCAGGTGCACATCAGTTTAGCATTAAATCCCTGGAAGGAACCCGCTGAAGGTCTTCTGAAATATACCCTAAAGTTTCTCTAAGAAATGTTACCAACAACAAGAAGACCAGAATAAAAGGGAAGGGGCAAAATCAACAATGATCACAGAGACCTAAGATTCTGGCGACTGCTCAGCAAGTGTATTGAGCAGGTTTTTGTAGAATGGGGAGCTCAAGAAGCGAGGATATGAGTCTCTTTGCATTAGCGTGTAGATCTGTAGCTGAGCATCATCAAAGGTATGCAAGTTGGGTTCCAGCATGTTGCGATTAATCACATCTCGAACTCGCGAGTCAAGGCTCACCTAGGGGAGAGGGAAATGAATCAGAACATCTCAGAAATGGAAAGCAGATAGTTAACCAAAGACATGTGCAGATATTCATAAGGAAATGGAGACTAAACTAAATACGCACACCTCTTTGGGTGAGAGGATGGAGATATAATCCTCATAGATAAGTCGGGCCTTCTCCTCGATGGCGCCCTTGTTGGTCTCCTTGATGAACTCATCACAAGCAAGCCAAAAGAGCATGTTCTCCTCGCTGAATTCTGTTCGCAGAAATTGCCGGAATGCGCTCCTCCcagcagggcagcacatcagCTTGTCAAAAGACTGGCCCCATGAGCGTGCCTCCTCCACAGTGGGCTTTGGGCTGTCAGGGCAACAGGGTATTTCAAGGATTTTAGTCCCTGCTGAGGAGCTAATAATAATTTTGAGTCTAATGGTTTTAATTCCACTTACTGCATGTCTACATATGTTACACTGCCTGGCAAGTAAGTGTAAGAACCAGTTTGATTATTCTTTATTACTTCTCAACCAACAACAGTGAAGGAAATTGactaacacacatatgtgcaggACAATAAATATATATCGTATGTGTACTGGGCAAAGTGTTCTCATACTGACATTACATGGATGGCTATGTAGATGGCTGTGTGCACATCCGGTTGTTCGTTAGATCTGGTAttagtgtgaatgtgcatgcgttagtgtgaatgtgcatgcgttggtgtgaatgtgcattagttggtgtgaatgtgcatgcattagttggtgtgtttgagggagagagatggagaggacgGATGTTTTATGGATGTGCACAGGAGTGAGATTCTGTCTATGTGTAAAAGTGCCTTAaaatagacaggtgtgtgaagGTTGATTgttgatgtggatgtgtgtgtgtgtgtgtgtgtgtgtgtgtgtgtgtgtgtgtgtgtgtgtgtgtgtgtgtgtgtgtgtgtgtgtgtgtgtgtgtgtgtgtgtgtgacagagagagggagagagagagagagagagagagaaacagagcattAACGTAAGTTATTGATGGAACACACTGACCTCTCCTCACAGTTATAGGAGTCATAGGAGTCTCGGCGGTTCTTTCCCTCCTTGTCTTCATTCCTAACAGTGAGACTGCAAGGTGGTAAACAGATCATGATCCTAACACACTTTGTTCCATACAAAACATGAAGGGCATCAGGCAGAGACTGTGGGTTGAACAGGCTGACACAGTCAGTTTAGGAATTGTACTGTCTGATGGGCTTGGTTTGGTGATTTTTACTGAATGGTGCGCACTGAATTTAATTATGTAAAAGATTAATTGTACCTCTACCAGAAGATATCCCACTTAGCATAAAGTTAACAATGAGTAGTTATAACTTTGGGAGATTCATATACAACAGCACCATTGGTTGACTGGGAAATGTCCCGTGTTTCCTTTacagagaaaggaaaaagagatcCTGAGAGCTTGTTCTCTGCAGATATGGCTGATTCATTTTGAAGTTAAATGTAAGCACACTGAACCTCAATCCTAGAGACAAAACTCCTCAGTCCTTGGCTGTACCTAGCAGAGGCCATTTGGGACTGGGTTCAACTCAGGGTTGAGTGACATACTGCAGAAATGGAGTAGGTGAAGTGACCTGGTGGGCCGACAAAAGGAGAaggaatgagtgaatgagcgCCTACCacgagcagctgcagcagcagcaccagcagaagCAGCATGCGTTGGAGCCTCGGTTGCCCTGGTCTGGCTGCTCCTGCTGTGACGGTGCAGTGCCACCCGCCAGCGGCTCCTGTTGCACCGACATCTGCCTCTTTCGCATCTCCATCCGCTCTGAACCCATGGGCTGTGACAGGAGAGGCACCACTcgttcataataataataataataataatataataataataccttagTCTTATATAgcgctgaggagaggagagacaccaCTCGTTCATAATAATTTCTAAGTACCCAAAGACGCTTTATGGGACGCCTCTCTCAACCAACGTGCAGTAGCCACAGTCATGACATGACACGTAAGGGTTTTCTGAATGTTG
Encoded here:
- the rgs20 gene encoding regulator of G-protein signaling 20 isoform X2 translates to MLCTRIFRRWAFRPSCLLRLRVPRAPSLMCGRIQQIVLSCWRDEGYSAQGSHEHENEEDLSFQPMGSERMEMRKRQMSVQQEPLAGGTAPSQQEQPDQGNRGSNACCFCWCCCCSCSWNEDKEGKNRRDSYDSYNCEESPKPTVEEARSWGQSFDKLMCCPAGRSAFRQFLRTEFSEENMLFWLACDEFIKETNKGAIEEKARLIYEDYISILSPKEVSLDSRVRDVINRNMLEPNLHTFDDAQLQIYTLMQRDSYPRFLSSPFYKNLLNTLAEQSPES
- the rgs20 gene encoding regulator of G-protein signaling 20 isoform X1 is translated as MLCTRIFRRWAFRPSCLLRLRVPRAPSLMCGRIQQIVLSCWRDEGYSAQGSHEHENEEDLSFQPMGSERMEMRKRQMSVQQEPLAGGTAPSQQEQPDQGNRGSNACCFCWCCCCSCSCLTVRNEDKEGKNRRDSYDSYNCEESPKPTVEEARSWGQSFDKLMCCPAGRSAFRQFLRTEFSEENMLFWLACDEFIKETNKGAIEEKARLIYEDYISILSPKEVSLDSRVRDVINRNMLEPNLHTFDDAQLQIYTLMQRDSYPRFLSSPFYKNLLNTLAEQSPES
- the rgs20 gene encoding regulator of G-protein signaling 20 isoform X3, with the translated sequence MRIDTEQPVLKILIPTDVIKAKNYILSLGIHGEIPMGSERMEMRKRQMSVQQEPLAGGTAPSQQEQPDQGNRGSNACCFCWCCCCSCSCLTVRNEDKEGKNRRDSYDSYNCEESPKPTVEEARSWGQSFDKLMCCPAGRSAFRQFLRTEFSEENMLFWLACDEFIKETNKGAIEEKARLIYEDYISILSPKEVSLDSRVRDVINRNMLEPNLHTFDDAQLQIYTLMQRDSYPRFLSSPFYKNLLNTLAEQSPES